A single genomic interval of Zingiber officinale cultivar Zhangliang chromosome 4A, Zo_v1.1, whole genome shotgun sequence harbors:
- the LOC121971869 gene encoding nuclear transport factor 2-like isoform X2, whose amino-acid sequence MGDQQFGEERPHLSAREVSDNFVPQYYYIMQHSPELLHQFYRDGSWLGWSDAHSALESVNTIDAIDDKVLSTELGRVEIKTVDAQESFEGGVTVLVSGYLIGNDYVKKNFIQSFFLAPQENGFYVLNDVFRVVEQESHHQEQQQHLPNGAYAPLVDDDHDLPSEDVTDDQTVPLPEEDVSNPSENGEIEEVAKPIVDVIVDDANDSQPRLVNSDVEIVQANVIEEATQPQVVDSNVEIAQNVASPEVVKDSQEEAVDSKRSYASIVKLMKEKFSESAPAHAPSKPISIKTEPQATPAPTVAQVSDMPESTSTVADSSKNQEIAEDGHSIYVKNLPLDATPAQLEEVFKKFGRIKPDGIQVRGNKLQGFCFGFVQFEAATAVSSAIEASPVLVGGRQVYVEEKRATGARVTNNRGRFPPGRAFQNNGRGRGNYAGRGYGRLNFNTRSGTDLGGRGAGRGAYLNRGNGLVYQKVASMESNDGSH is encoded by the exons ATGGGCGATCAACAGTTCGGTGAGGAGAGACCTCATCTTTCTGCTCGAGAG GTGTCGGATAACTTTGTTCCGCAGTATTACTACATCATGCAGCATTCGCCGGAGTTGCTGCACCAATTCTACCGGGACGGCAGCTGGCTTGGTTGGTCGGATGCCCATAGCGCCCTGGAGTCCGTCAACACTATCGAT GCGATCGATGACAAGGTTCTTTCGACGGAATTGGGTAGAGTGGAAATAAAAACGGTGGATGCCCAGGAATCTTTTGAAGGCGGGGTAACTGTGCTTGTGTCAGGGTATCTCATTGGAAACGATTATGTCAAGAAGAACTTCATTCAATCCTTCTTTCTCGCACCTCAAGAGAATGGATTTTATGTCTTGAATGATGTATTCAGAGTTGTGGAACAGGAAAGCCACCACCAAGAGCAGCAGCAGCATTTGCCGAATGGTGCCTATGCACCTCTTGTTGACGATGATCATG ATTTGCCATCAGAAGATGTCACTGATGACCAAACAGTTCCTTTGCCGGAAGAAGATGTCTCTAATCCTTCTGAAAATGGAGAAATTGAGGAAGTGGCAAAACCTATAGTTGATGTTATTGTGGATGACGCTAATGATTCTCAGCCACGGTTGGTTAATTCAGATGTTGAAATTGTGCAAGCCAATGTGATTGAGGAAGCTACTCAGCCCCAGGTTGTTGATTCAAATGTTGAAATTGCACAAAATGTTGCCAGTCCAGAAGTTGTCAAAGATTCTCAGGAGGAGGCAGTGGATTCAAAACGATCATATGCTTCAATC GTGAAACTCATGAAAGAAAAATTCTCCGAATCAGCTCCTGCGCATGCCCCCTCTAAGCCCATATCCATTAAAACTGAACCTCAAGCCACCCCCGCACCCACTGTTGCTCAAGTATCCGACATGCCTGAATCCACTTCTACTGTTGCTGATAGCAGCAAAAACCAAGAAATCGCAGAAG ATGGGCATTCGATATATGTGAAAAATCTTCCTTTGGATGCAACTCCTGCTCAACTCGAAGAAGTGTTCAAGAAATTTGGTCGTATTAAGCCAGATGGTATCCAAGTTAGAGGCAATAAG TTACAAGGTTTCTGTTTTGGGTTTGTGCAGTTTGAGGCGGCAACTGCTGTTAGCAGTGCGATTGAG GCATCACCTGTACTGGTCGGTGGTCGTCAAGTCTATGTTGAAGAAAAACGAGCTACGGGTGCACGAG TTACTAATAATAGAGGAAGATTTCCACCAGGAAGAGCGTTTCAGAACAACGGGCGAGGTCGTGGCAACTACGCCGGGAGAGGATATGGTAGGTTGAATTTCAACACCAGATCTGGAACCGACCTTGGAGGTAGAGGTGCTGGTAGGGGTGCCTACTTAAATCGCGGCAATGGCCTTGTATACCAGAAGGTTGCTTCCATGGAATCAAACGACGGTTCCCATTAG
- the LOC121971869 gene encoding nuclear transport factor 2-like isoform X1 — translation MGDQQFGEERPHLSAREVSDNFVPQYYYIMQHSPELLHQFYRDGSWLGWSDAHSALESVNTIDAIDDKVLSTELGRVEIKTVDAQESFEGGVTVLVSGYLIGNDYVKKNFIQSFFLAPQENGFYVLNDVFRVVEQESHHQEQQQHLPNGAYAPLVDDDHDLPSEDVTDDQTVPLPEEDVSNPSENGEIEEVAKPIVDVIVDDANDSQPRLVNSDVEIVQANVIEEATQPQVVDSNVEIAQNVASPEVVKDSQEEAVDSKRSYASIVKLMKEKFSESAPAHAPSKPISIKTEPQATPAPTVAQVSDMPESTSTVADSSKNQEIAEADGHSIYVKNLPLDATPAQLEEVFKKFGRIKPDGIQVRGNKLQGFCFGFVQFEAATAVSSAIEASPVLVGGRQVYVEEKRATGARVTNNRGRFPPGRAFQNNGRGRGNYAGRGYGRLNFNTRSGTDLGGRGAGRGAYLNRGNGLVYQKVASMESNDGSH, via the exons ATGGGCGATCAACAGTTCGGTGAGGAGAGACCTCATCTTTCTGCTCGAGAG GTGTCGGATAACTTTGTTCCGCAGTATTACTACATCATGCAGCATTCGCCGGAGTTGCTGCACCAATTCTACCGGGACGGCAGCTGGCTTGGTTGGTCGGATGCCCATAGCGCCCTGGAGTCCGTCAACACTATCGAT GCGATCGATGACAAGGTTCTTTCGACGGAATTGGGTAGAGTGGAAATAAAAACGGTGGATGCCCAGGAATCTTTTGAAGGCGGGGTAACTGTGCTTGTGTCAGGGTATCTCATTGGAAACGATTATGTCAAGAAGAACTTCATTCAATCCTTCTTTCTCGCACCTCAAGAGAATGGATTTTATGTCTTGAATGATGTATTCAGAGTTGTGGAACAGGAAAGCCACCACCAAGAGCAGCAGCAGCATTTGCCGAATGGTGCCTATGCACCTCTTGTTGACGATGATCATG ATTTGCCATCAGAAGATGTCACTGATGACCAAACAGTTCCTTTGCCGGAAGAAGATGTCTCTAATCCTTCTGAAAATGGAGAAATTGAGGAAGTGGCAAAACCTATAGTTGATGTTATTGTGGATGACGCTAATGATTCTCAGCCACGGTTGGTTAATTCAGATGTTGAAATTGTGCAAGCCAATGTGATTGAGGAAGCTACTCAGCCCCAGGTTGTTGATTCAAATGTTGAAATTGCACAAAATGTTGCCAGTCCAGAAGTTGTCAAAGATTCTCAGGAGGAGGCAGTGGATTCAAAACGATCATATGCTTCAATC GTGAAACTCATGAAAGAAAAATTCTCCGAATCAGCTCCTGCGCATGCCCCCTCTAAGCCCATATCCATTAAAACTGAACCTCAAGCCACCCCCGCACCCACTGTTGCTCAAGTATCCGACATGCCTGAATCCACTTCTACTGTTGCTGATAGCAGCAAAAACCAAGAAATCGCAGAAG CAGATGGGCATTCGATATATGTGAAAAATCTTCCTTTGGATGCAACTCCTGCTCAACTCGAAGAAGTGTTCAAGAAATTTGGTCGTATTAAGCCAGATGGTATCCAAGTTAGAGGCAATAAG TTACAAGGTTTCTGTTTTGGGTTTGTGCAGTTTGAGGCGGCAACTGCTGTTAGCAGTGCGATTGAG GCATCACCTGTACTGGTCGGTGGTCGTCAAGTCTATGTTGAAGAAAAACGAGCTACGGGTGCACGAG TTACTAATAATAGAGGAAGATTTCCACCAGGAAGAGCGTTTCAGAACAACGGGCGAGGTCGTGGCAACTACGCCGGGAGAGGATATGGTAGGTTGAATTTCAACACCAGATCTGGAACCGACCTTGGAGGTAGAGGTGCTGGTAGGGGTGCCTACTTAAATCGCGGCAATGGCCTTGTATACCAGAAGGTTGCTTCCATGGAATCAAACGACGGTTCCCATTAG
- the LOC121971870 gene encoding calnexin homolog, producing MAAPLLLVLIASTFLQIWASDPLFFEPFDESFEGRWIVSDKADYQGIWKYSKSDGHEDYGMLVSEKARKYAIVKELEGPIVVKDATVILQFEVRLQNGLECGGAYLKYLRPQAADWRPKGFDNESPFTIMFGPDKCGSTNKVHFILQHKNPKTGKYVEHHLKYPPSVPFDKNSHVYTAILKPDNELKILIDGEEKKKANFLSADDFEPALIPPKTIPDPDDQRPEDWDERAKIPDSAAVKPDDWNEDAPMEIEDEEAVKPEGWLDDEPEEIYDPEATKPEDWDDEEDGEWEAPKIDNPKCEEAPGCGEWKRPMKRNPAYKGKWSAPLIDNPNYKGIWKPQEMDNPEYFELDKPNFESIAAIGIEIWTMQDGILFDNILVASDEKVAESYRLETWKRKYKAEKEKEKTEEATSGFRDALSGFQKNIFDLLYKIADIPFLEPYKIKIIDVIDKAEKQPTLTIGVLISILIVFVTAIFRLLFGKKKTQTPAVSTSETNIKTAENDAPGSAEDKEENEKVDDASGLRPRRSRRET from the exons ATGGCCGCCCCACTTCTGTTGGTGCTGATCGCTTCCACTTTCCTGCAGATTTGGGCGTCGGATCCG CTGTTCTTCGAGCCCTTTGATGAGTCGTTTGAGGGGCGGTGGATCGTTTCCGACAAGGCGGACTACCAGG GCATATGGAAATACTCCAAGAGTGATGGGCATGAAGACTATGGGATGCTTGTGAGTGAGAAGGCGAGAAAATATGCCATTGTCAAAGAACTTGAGGGGCCAATTGTTGTCAAGGATGCAACTGTTATTCTTCAGTTTGAAGTTCGATTACAAAATGGACTTGAATGTGGAGGTGCATATCTGAAATACCTCCGTCCTCAGGCTGCTGATTGGAGACCTAAGGGATTTGACAATGAGTCCCCATTTACCATCATGTTTGGACCTGATAAGTGTGGATCCACGAATAAGGTGCATTTTATCCTCCAGCACAAGAACCCTAAAACTGGCAAGTACGTGGAGCATCATCTGAAGTATCCTCCATCAGTTCCATTTGACAAAAACTCGCATGTTTATACTGCTATTTTAAAACCTGACAATGAGCTGAAAATTTTGATTGATGGCGAAGAGAAGAAAAAAGCTAATTTCTTGTCTGCTGATGACTTTGAACCGGCTCTAATTCCACCCAAGACAATACCTGATCCTGATGATCAGAGACCTGAGGACTGGGATGAAAGAGCTAAAATTCCAGACTCTGCTGCTGTAAAGCCTGACGACTGGAATGAAGATGCACCAATGGAGATCGAAGATGAGGAAGCCGTCAAGCCGGAAGGATGGTTGGATGATGAGCCTGAGGAAATTTATGATCCTGAAGCCACAAAGCCAGAAGATTGGGATGACGAAGAGGATGGAGAATGGGAAGCACCAAAGATAGACAACCCAAAGTGTGAAGAAGCACCTGGATGTGGAGAGTGGAAGAGACCCATGAAGAGGAACCCAGCATACAAGGGAAAATGGTCTGCTCCTCTAATTGACAATCCAAACTACAAGGGTATCTGGAAACCCCAAGAGATGGATAACCCTGAATACTTTGAACTTGACAAGCCCAATTTTGAGTCCATTGCTGCCATTGGTATCGAGATATGGACTATGCAGGATGGCATTCTGTTTGACAATATTTTGGTAGCTAGTGATGAGAAGGTTGCTGAGTCTTATCGGCTGGAGACATGGAAACGTAAATACAAGGCTGAGAAGGAAAAAGAGAAGACTGAAGAAGCAACTTCTGGGTTCAGAGATGCTCTTTCAGGTTTCCAG AAGAACATATTCGATCTCCTTTACAAGATAGCAGACATTCCTTTCTTGGAGCCTTACAAGATTAAAATCATA GATGTTATCGATAAGGCAGAGAAACAACCTACTCTCACCATCGGAGTCTTGATTTCCATATTAATTGTATTTGTTACTGCTATATTCAGGCTTCTCTTTGGCAAAAAGAAGACTCAG ACTCCTGCAGTATCGACTtctgaaaccaacatcaaaaccgcTGAGAACGATGCTCCAGGGAGTGCAGAGGACAAAGAGGAGAATGAAAAGGTTGACGATGCATCTGGCCTTCGACCTAGGAGGTCAAGGAGGGAGACGTAA
- the LOC121972971 gene encoding uncharacterized protein LOC121972971 has protein sequence MSTANIDTVAASLRSFSLTAAGGNSGDPSPPKVGEITVDLHSNSALPCHWEQHLDMQTGEIHYINRETGVKTKEDPRIYSSDEYSCRSDYEEEEEEDDDDDGDSDSGDLSSSASSASPPNTSAPAHVLVAAGCKGCFMYFMVPKHVDACPKCGGGGLLHLSRNGCI, from the exons ATGTCGACTGCCAACATCGACACCGTCGCCGCCTCACTGCGCAGCTTCTCTCTCACCGCCGCCGGAGGCAACAGCGGAGACCCATCGCCACCGAAGGTCGGGGAGATCACGGTGGACCTCCACTCCAACTCCGCGCTCCCCTGCCACTGGGAACAGCACCTCGACATGCAG acaGGCGAAATCCACTACATCAATCGCGAGACCGGCGTCAAAACGAAGGAAGACCCGCGCATATACTCCTCCGACGAGTACAGCTGCCGTTCTGActacgaggaggaggaggaggaggacgacgacgatgacgGCGACAGCGACTCCGGCGACTTGTCCTCCAGCGCGTCCTCTGCTTCCCCTCCCAACACCTCAGCGCCCGCCCATGTCCTAGTGGCCGCCGGCTGCAAGGGCTGCTTCATGTACTTCATGGTCCCCAAGCACGTCGACGCCTGCCCCAAGTGCGGCGGCGGCGGTCTCCTCCACCTCAGCCGCAACGGCTGCATATGA